One window of the Enterobacter huaxiensis genome contains the following:
- the der gene encoding ribosome biogenesis GTPase Der has translation MVPVVALVGRPNVGKSTLFNRLTRTRDALVADFPGLTRDRKYGRAEVEGREFICIDTGGIDGTEDGVETRMAEQSLLAIEEADVVLFMVDARAGLMPADSAIAKHLRAREKPTFLVANKTDGIDADQAVADFWSLGLGDIYPIAASHGRGVTSLLETVLLPWVDEVNPPEEVDEDAEYWAQFEDAEDAEEGEEEPEETFNPQDLPIKLAIVGRPNVGKSTLTNRILGEERVVVYDMPGTTRDSIYIPMQRDEREFVLIDTAGVRKRGKITDVVEKFSVIKTLQAIEDANVVLLVIDAREGISDQDLSLLGFILNSGRSLVIVVNKWDGLSNEVREQVKETLDFRLGFIDFARVHFISALHGSGVGNLFESVREAYDSSTRRQSTAMLTRIMTMAAEDHQPPLVRGRRVKLKYAHAGGYNPPIVVIHGNQVKDLPDSYKRYLMNYFRKSLDVMGTPIRIQFKEGENPFANKRNTLTPNQMRKRKRLIKHIKKSK, from the coding sequence ATGGTACCTGTGGTCGCGCTTGTCGGGCGCCCTAACGTTGGAAAATCCACTCTTTTTAACCGTTTAACACGCACCCGTGATGCGCTGGTTGCGGATTTCCCGGGGCTGACGCGTGACCGTAAGTACGGTCGTGCAGAGGTGGAAGGACGCGAGTTCATCTGTATCGATACCGGTGGTATTGACGGTACGGAAGACGGCGTTGAAACCCGCATGGCGGAACAGTCTCTGCTGGCGATTGAAGAAGCGGACGTGGTGCTGTTCATGGTGGATGCCCGTGCGGGCCTGATGCCTGCAGACTCCGCTATTGCAAAACATCTGCGCGCGCGTGAAAAGCCAACCTTCCTGGTGGCGAACAAAACTGACGGCATCGATGCCGATCAGGCCGTCGCGGATTTCTGGTCTTTAGGCCTGGGTGATATTTACCCTATCGCGGCATCTCACGGCCGCGGCGTCACCAGCCTGCTGGAAACCGTTCTTCTGCCGTGGGTTGACGAAGTAAACCCGCCGGAAGAAGTGGACGAAGACGCTGAATACTGGGCGCAGTTTGAAGACGCTGAAGACGCTGAAGAGGGCGAAGAAGAGCCTGAAGAGACCTTCAACCCGCAGGATCTGCCGATCAAACTGGCTATCGTCGGGCGTCCAAACGTAGGTAAGTCTACGCTTACTAACCGTATTCTCGGTGAAGAACGTGTGGTGGTCTACGACATGCCGGGCACTACGCGTGACAGTATCTACATCCCAATGCAGCGCGATGAGCGCGAGTTTGTCCTCATCGACACCGCGGGCGTGCGTAAGCGTGGGAAAATCACCGATGTGGTGGAAAAATTCTCCGTTATCAAAACCCTGCAGGCGATTGAAGACGCTAACGTGGTGCTGCTGGTTATCGACGCGCGCGAAGGTATCTCCGATCAGGATCTCTCTCTGCTCGGGTTTATCCTGAATAGTGGGCGCTCACTGGTGATTGTGGTCAACAAGTGGGATGGCCTGAGCAACGAAGTAAGAGAGCAGGTAAAAGAGACCCTGGACTTCCGTCTGGGCTTTATCGATTTTGCTCGCGTGCACTTCATCTCTGCCCTGCACGGCAGCGGTGTAGGCAACCTGTTCGAATCCGTTCGTGAAGCCTACGACAGCTCCACCCGTCGCCAGAGCACGGCAATGCTGACCCGAATCATGACCATGGCGGCAGAAGACCACCAGCCGCCGCTGGTGCGTGGCCGTCGCGTGAAGCTGAAATACGCCCACGCCGGGGGATATAACCCGCCAATCGTGGTGATTCACGGCAACCAGGTGAAAGACCTGCCGGATTCCTACAAGCGCTACCTGATGAACTACTTCCGTAAATCACTGGACGTAATGGGAACGCCGATCCGTATTCAGTTCAAGGAAGGGGAAAACCCGTTCGCGAATAAACGCAATACGCTGACGCCAAACCAGATGCGTAAGCGTAAGCGTTTGATCAAGCATATTAAGAAAAGCAAGTAA
- a CDS encoding YfgM family protein, translating to MEMYENEHDQVDAIKRFFAENGKALVVGVILGVGALIGWRYWNSHQADSARGSSLSYENTVSAIRADQPQTLAAAEKFAADNKNTYGALAALEVAQQYVDKNELDKAAAQLSQGLAAASDENLKAVINLRLARIQVQQKKADDALKTLETIKGEGFAAIVADLRGEALLSKGDKAGARKAWQAGVDSKASPALSEMMQMKINNLSV from the coding sequence GTGGAAATGTACGAGAACGAACACGACCAGGTCGACGCGATTAAACGCTTCTTTGCTGAAAACGGCAAAGCATTGGTTGTTGGAGTTATTTTAGGTGTGGGTGCACTGATTGGCTGGCGTTACTGGAACAGCCACCAGGCTGATTCCGCTCGCGGCTCGTCTCTGAGCTACGAAAACACCGTTAGCGCCATTCGTGCCGATCAGCCGCAAACGCTGGCTGCAGCCGAAAAATTTGCCGCTGACAATAAAAACACCTACGGTGCGTTGGCCGCGCTGGAAGTGGCTCAGCAGTACGTTGACAAGAACGAGCTGGACAAAGCGGCCGCACAGCTGTCGCAGGGTCTGGCGGCTGCAAGCGATGAAAATCTGAAAGCGGTTATCAACCTGCGCCTGGCACGTATTCAGGTTCAGCAGAAAAAAGCCGATGACGCGTTAAAAACGCTCGAAACCATCAAAGGCGAAGGTTTTGCTGCCATTGTTGCCGATCTTCGCGGTGAAGCACTGCTGAGTAAAGGTGACAAAGCGGGCGCGCGTAAAGCGTGGCAAGCTGGCGTAGATAGCAAAGCTTCACCTGCGCTGAGCGAAATGATGCAGATGAAAATAAATAATTTGTCCGTCTGA
- a CDS encoding peptide MFS transporter, protein MQSSVNQKESRTFFGHPYPLGSLFFTEMWERFSFYGIRPLLILFMAATVYDGGMGLARENASAIVGIFAGTMYLAALPGGWLADNWLGQQRAVWYGSILIALGHLSIALSAIMGDNLFFIGLMFIVLGSGLFKTCISVMVGTLYKKGDARRDGGFSLFYMGINMGSFIAPLISGWLIKTHGWHWGFGIGGIGMLVALIIFRVFAVPAMKRYDSEVGLDSTWNSPVVKRNGVGAWLLALAVGVIIIVTLIAQGVIVINPVAVASVLVYVIAASVALYFIYLFIFAGLNRKERARLLVCFILLVSAAFFWSAFEQKPTSFNLFANDYTNRMIGDFEIPAVWFQSINALFIILLAPVFSWAWPKLASKNIRPSSITKFVIGILCAAAGFGLMMLAAQNVLSNGGAGVSPFWLVGSILMLTLGELCLSPIGLATMTLLAPERMRGQMMGLWFCASALGNLAAGLIGGHVKADQLDMLPDLFARCSIALLICAAVLIVLIVPVRRMLENAQTKPAANAS, encoded by the coding sequence ATGCAATCCTCTGTTAATCAAAAAGAAAGCCGAACGTTCTTCGGCCATCCGTATCCGCTCGGTTCGCTGTTCTTCACCGAGATGTGGGAACGTTTCTCGTTTTACGGCATTCGCCCGCTACTGATCCTGTTTATGGCTGCGACCGTCTATGACGGCGGAATGGGGCTGGCGCGTGAAAACGCCTCGGCGATTGTGGGTATCTTCGCGGGAACCATGTACCTGGCGGCGCTGCCGGGCGGCTGGCTGGCGGATAACTGGCTCGGTCAGCAGAGAGCCGTCTGGTACGGTTCAATTCTGATTGCGCTCGGCCATCTGTCAATTGCGCTGTCCGCCATTATGGGCGACAACCTGTTCTTCATCGGCCTGATGTTCATTGTGCTCGGTTCTGGCCTGTTCAAGACCTGTATTTCGGTTATGGTCGGTACCCTGTATAAAAAAGGCGATGCGCGCCGTGACGGAGGTTTCTCGCTGTTCTACATGGGCATCAACATGGGCTCATTCATTGCGCCATTGATTTCCGGCTGGCTGATCAAAACGCACGGCTGGCACTGGGGCTTTGGCATCGGCGGCATCGGGATGCTGGTGGCGCTTATTATCTTCCGCGTGTTTGCCGTTCCGGCGATGAAGCGCTATGACAGCGAAGTTGGCCTGGACTCCACCTGGAACAGCCCGGTAGTGAAGCGCAACGGCGTAGGGGCGTGGCTGCTGGCGCTGGCAGTGGGCGTCATCATCATTGTGACCCTGATAGCGCAGGGCGTGATTGTCATCAACCCGGTGGCGGTTGCCAGCGTGCTGGTCTACGTGATTGCCGCTTCTGTTGCGCTCTACTTTATCTATCTGTTCATTTTCGCGGGCCTAAACCGTAAAGAGCGCGCCCGACTGCTGGTCTGCTTTATTCTGCTGGTCTCTGCCGCGTTCTTCTGGTCTGCGTTTGAGCAGAAGCCAACGTCGTTCAACCTGTTTGCCAACGACTACACTAACCGCATGATTGGAGATTTTGAAATTCCGGCGGTGTGGTTCCAGTCGATCAATGCTCTGTTCATCATTCTGCTGGCGCCGGTGTTTAGCTGGGCATGGCCGAAGCTTGCCAGCAAAAATATTCGCCCGAGCAGCATCACCAAGTTTGTTATCGGTATTCTCTGTGCCGCAGCAGGTTTTGGCCTGATGATGCTCGCCGCCCAGAACGTGCTGAGCAACGGTGGGGCAGGCGTTTCTCCGTTCTGGCTGGTAGGCAGTATCCTGATGCTGACCCTCGGCGAGCTGTGCCTGAGCCCGATTGGTCTGGCGACCATGACGCTGCTGGCGCCGGAAAGAATGCGCGGCCAGATGATGGGACTGTGGTTCTGTGCGAGCGCGCTGGGTAACCTGGCGGCTGGCCTGATCGGTGGTCACGTGAAGGCCGATCAGCTGGATATGCTGCCGGATCTCTTCGCGCGCTGCTCCATCGCGCTGCTGATTTGCGCCGCGGTTCTGATCGTCCTCATTGTTCCGGTGCGCCGCATGCTGGAAAATGCGCAAACTAAGCCGGCTGCTAACGCCTCATAA
- the bamB gene encoding outer membrane protein assembly factor BamB produces the protein MQLRKLLLSGLLSVTLLSGCSLFSGEEDIVKMSPLPTVENQFTPSTAWNTSVGDGIGDFYSNLHPAFADGVVYAADRKGTVKALNSDDGKEVWSVNLAEKDGWFSRKSALLSGGLTVAGGHVYVGSEKAQVYALNASDGSVAWQTSVAGESLSRPVVSDGLVLIHTSNGQLQALNEADGLVKWTVNLDMPALSLRGESAPAVAFGAAIVGGDNGRVSAVLMQQGQLIWQQRISQATGSTEIDRLSDVDTTPVIVDGVVYALAYNGNLTALDLRSGQIMWKRELGSVNDFVVEGNRIYMVDQNDRLLALNTEGGVTLWTQSDLLHRLLTAPVLYNGSLVVGDSEGYMHWVDPETGRFTAQQKVDSSGFLTDPVVADGKLLIQAKDGTLYAITR, from the coding sequence ATGCAATTGCGTAAATTACTTCTGTCAGGACTGCTTTCTGTTACGTTATTGAGTGGTTGTTCACTGTTCAGTGGCGAAGAAGATATTGTAAAAATGTCCCCGCTGCCGACGGTTGAAAACCAGTTTACCCCATCCACCGCATGGAACACCTCCGTGGGTGATGGTATTGGCGATTTCTATTCCAACCTGCATCCGGCATTTGCCGACGGCGTTGTCTATGCGGCAGACCGCAAAGGCACCGTCAAAGCGCTGAACAGTGATGACGGGAAGGAAGTCTGGTCCGTTAACCTGGCGGAAAAAGACGGCTGGTTTTCCCGCAAATCAGCACTGCTCTCTGGCGGCCTGACGGTTGCCGGTGGTCACGTGTATGTGGGTAGCGAAAAAGCGCAGGTTTATGCGCTGAACGCCAGCGATGGTTCTGTTGCCTGGCAAACCTCGGTTGCCGGTGAATCTCTGTCTCGTCCGGTAGTGAGCGACGGCCTGGTGCTGATCCACACCAGCAACGGGCAGCTGCAGGCGCTCAACGAAGCGGATGGTCTGGTGAAATGGACGGTCAACCTGGACATGCCAGCGCTGTCTCTGCGTGGTGAATCAGCCCCGGCAGTTGCATTTGGTGCTGCTATCGTCGGCGGTGACAATGGCCGCGTGAGCGCGGTTCTGATGCAGCAGGGCCAGCTGATTTGGCAGCAGCGTATCTCTCAGGCGACGGGTTCAACTGAAATTGACCGTCTGAGCGATGTAGACACTACCCCTGTCATTGTTGACGGCGTTGTTTATGCGCTGGCCTACAACGGTAACCTGACCGCACTGGATCTGCGCAGTGGCCAGATCATGTGGAAACGTGAGCTGGGCTCGGTGAACGATTTCGTGGTTGAGGGTAACCGTATTTATATGGTCGATCAGAACGATCGTCTGCTGGCGTTGAACACCGAAGGCGGCGTAACCCTGTGGACGCAGAGCGATCTGCTGCACCGCTTGCTGACCGCACCGGTACTGTATAACGGTAGCCTGGTTGTGGGTGATAGCGAAGGTTACATGCACTGGGTTGACCCGGAAACGGGCCGCTTCACGGCGCAGCAAAAAGTCGACAGCTCCGGCTTCCTGACGGATCCGGTTGTGGCTGACGGCAAGCTGCTGATTCAGGCAAAAGACGGCACGCTGTACGCGATCACGCGTTAA